One Streptomyces sp. V4I8 genomic window carries:
- a CDS encoding acetate--CoA ligase family protein, giving the protein MLGSTHGTLTTDSRRARVIACGEQPGPAVHGRPADVDDLDVSGRPLYSDVPDLDRFFRPESVAVIGASDTEGRPNTGVTRQLIAWSERVGARLHPVHPSRPSVFDIPCCPSVADLPEQVDLAVLLVADPLPVIEELAEAKVKFAVVFASGFAETGGDGAAAQDRLAAAVRRSGMRLLGPNTNLNAFERFRDDLDGPAIALITQSGHQGRPVFALQQLGIRLSHWAPTGNEADLETADFISYFAERPEVGAIACYVEGLKDGRSFLLAADRAARRKVPVVAVKVGRTETGARTAASHTGKLTGADAVVDAAMRQYGVIRVDGLDELQDTATLLARARPPRAEGVVVYSISGGTGAHFADLATEAGLRLPALSEAKQAELHQWIPEYLSVANPVDNGGHPVGDWRGRKIIDAILDDPEVGVLICPVTGPFPPLSDRLVQDLVEAAERTDKLVCVVWGSPVGTEPAYREVLLGSSRVATFRTVANCITAVRAYLDHHRFVTGYRSPFDEAPRTPSPSFRKAQALIRPGEQLSEHAAKQLLRAYGIRVPREQLVTSAAAAVRAAGLVGYPVVMKASGARIAHKTELGLVKIGLTSASQVRDAYRELTDIARYEDVTLDGVLVCQMVERGVEMVVGAAHDDLFGPTVTVGLGGVLVEVLHDTAVRVPPFGEEQARDMFAELHGRALLDGVRGRPPADLDALVEVVLRVQRMVLELGDDLAELDINPLMVLPRGQGAVALDALVVCS; this is encoded by the coding sequence ATGCTTGGATCAACCCACGGCACCCTCACCACCGACTCCCGCCGGGCCCGGGTCATCGCCTGTGGCGAGCAGCCCGGGCCCGCCGTCCACGGCCGGCCCGCCGATGTCGACGATCTCGACGTCAGCGGCCGTCCGCTGTACTCCGACGTGCCCGATCTGGACCGCTTCTTCCGGCCGGAGTCGGTCGCCGTGATCGGCGCCTCCGACACCGAGGGCCGGCCGAACACCGGTGTCACCCGCCAGCTGATCGCCTGGTCCGAGCGGGTCGGCGCCCGGCTCCACCCGGTGCATCCGAGCCGTCCGTCCGTCTTCGACATCCCCTGCTGCCCTTCCGTCGCCGACCTGCCCGAGCAGGTCGATCTCGCCGTACTGCTGGTCGCCGACCCCCTTCCGGTGATCGAGGAACTGGCCGAGGCCAAGGTGAAGTTCGCCGTCGTCTTCGCCTCCGGGTTCGCCGAGACCGGCGGGGACGGCGCCGCCGCCCAGGACCGGCTCGCGGCCGCCGTCCGGCGGTCCGGGATGCGGCTCCTCGGACCCAACACCAACCTCAACGCCTTCGAACGGTTCCGGGACGACCTGGACGGCCCCGCGATCGCCCTGATCACCCAGTCCGGCCACCAGGGCCGCCCCGTCTTCGCCCTCCAGCAGCTCGGCATCCGCCTCTCCCACTGGGCGCCCACCGGCAATGAGGCCGATCTGGAGACCGCCGACTTCATCTCCTACTTCGCCGAACGGCCCGAGGTGGGCGCCATCGCCTGCTACGTGGAGGGCCTCAAGGACGGCCGTTCCTTCCTCCTCGCCGCCGACCGTGCCGCCCGCCGCAAGGTTCCCGTGGTCGCCGTCAAGGTCGGCCGCACCGAGACCGGCGCCCGCACGGCCGCCTCACACACCGGCAAGCTGACCGGCGCGGACGCGGTGGTGGACGCGGCGATGCGGCAGTACGGGGTGATCCGGGTGGACGGCCTGGACGAACTCCAGGACACCGCGACCCTCTTGGCCCGCGCGCGGCCGCCTCGCGCGGAGGGTGTCGTCGTCTATTCGATCTCGGGCGGCACGGGCGCGCACTTCGCCGACCTGGCGACCGAGGCGGGGCTGAGGCTGCCCGCGCTGTCGGAGGCCAAACAGGCCGAACTGCACCAGTGGATACCCGAGTACCTGAGCGTGGCCAACCCGGTCGACAACGGCGGGCATCCTGTCGGCGACTGGCGCGGCCGGAAGATCATCGACGCGATCCTCGACGACCCCGAGGTCGGCGTGCTGATCTGCCCGGTCACCGGCCCCTTCCCGCCGCTCAGTGACCGGCTCGTGCAGGATCTGGTGGAGGCCGCCGAGCGGACGGACAAGCTGGTGTGCGTGGTGTGGGGGTCGCCGGTCGGCACCGAGCCGGCGTACCGCGAAGTCCTGCTCGGCTCCTCGCGCGTCGCCACCTTCCGCACGGTGGCGAACTGCATCACCGCCGTCCGCGCCTACCTCGACCACCACCGCTTCGTCACCGGCTACCGCTCCCCCTTCGACGAGGCCCCGCGCACGCCCTCGCCGTCCTTCCGCAAGGCGCAGGCACTGATACGCCCGGGCGAGCAGTTGAGCGAGCACGCGGCGAAGCAACTGCTGCGGGCATACGGCATCCGCGTTCCGCGCGAGCAGTTGGTGACCAGCGCCGCGGCGGCGGTGCGGGCCGCTGGGCTGGTGGGCTACCCCGTGGTGATGAAGGCGTCCGGTGCGCGGATCGCCCACAAGACCGAACTCGGCCTGGTCAAGATCGGACTGACGTCCGCCAGCCAGGTCCGCGACGCCTACCGCGAGTTGACCGACATCGCCCGCTACGAGGACGTCACCCTGGACGGCGTCCTGGTCTGCCAGATGGTCGAGCGGGGTGTCGAGATGGTCGTGGGCGCCGCGCACGACGACCTGTTCGGCCCCACCGTGACGGTCGGGCTGGGCGGGGTGCTCGTGGAGGTCCTGCACGACACGGCCGTACGGGTGCCGCCCTTCGGTGAGGAGCAGGCCCGGGACATGTTCGCCGAACTGCACGGGCGGGCTCTCCTCGACGGGGTCCGGGGGCGGCCCCCTGCGGACCTCGACGCGCTCGTGGAAGTCGTCCTGCGGGTGCAGCGCATGGTGCTGGAGCTCGGGGACGACCTCGCGGAGCTCGATATCAATCCGCTGATGGTGCTGCCCAGGGGGCAGGGCGCCGTGGCGCTGGACGCGTTGGTGGTGTGCAGCTGA
- a CDS encoding MFS transporter yields the protein MTQTAEATAATADKSPTGPSRPRIHRAWFVAAVAFVTILGAAAFRSLPGLLIDPLHEEFGWSRGTIGAAVSINLALYGLTAPFAAALMDRFGIRRVVAFALILIALGSGLTVWMTAAWQLLLCWGLLVGLGTGSMALAFAATVTNRWFTERRGLVTGILTAASASGQLIFLPLMALMVDGGNWRPAAVTVSLAALAVVPFVLLLLRDHPADVALKPYGAKEFVAKPAPVTGAARRAVTVLLKAARTGPFWLLAGTFAICGASTNGLVQTHFVPAAHDHGMPVPAAASLLAVIGVFDVIGTIASGWLTDRFEARRLLAVYYALRGVSLLFLPMLLAPSVHPPMLFFIVFYGLDWVATVPPTVALCREQYGEDSAIVFGWVLASHQVGAALVAVLGGVARDTFGSYDVVWYASGALCAAAALMALVIRRRTAPVAMAV from the coding sequence GTGACGCAGACAGCCGAAGCCACCGCCGCCACCGCCGACAAGTCCCCCACCGGGCCGAGTCGTCCCCGCATCCATCGCGCCTGGTTCGTCGCCGCCGTCGCCTTCGTGACGATCCTCGGCGCGGCCGCCTTCCGCTCCCTGCCGGGGCTGCTCATCGACCCCCTGCACGAGGAGTTCGGCTGGTCGCGCGGCACGATCGGGGCCGCCGTCTCCATCAACCTGGCCCTGTACGGTCTCACCGCCCCCTTCGCCGCCGCGCTGATGGACCGCTTCGGCATCCGGCGCGTGGTCGCGTTCGCGCTCATCCTGATCGCGCTCGGCTCGGGCCTGACGGTGTGGATGACGGCGGCCTGGCAGCTGCTGCTGTGCTGGGGTCTGCTGGTGGGCCTCGGTACCGGTTCGATGGCACTGGCCTTCGCCGCGACGGTCACCAACCGCTGGTTCACCGAACGGCGCGGCCTGGTCACCGGCATCCTCACCGCCGCCTCGGCCTCCGGGCAGCTGATCTTCCTGCCCCTCATGGCCCTGATGGTCGACGGGGGCAACTGGCGTCCGGCCGCCGTCACGGTCTCCCTCGCCGCCCTCGCGGTCGTGCCCTTCGTCCTGTTGCTGCTGCGCGACCACCCGGCCGACGTGGCCCTGAAGCCGTACGGCGCGAAGGAGTTCGTGGCCAAGCCGGCCCCCGTGACCGGGGCCGCCCGCCGCGCCGTCACCGTCCTGCTGAAAGCGGCCCGCACCGGCCCCTTCTGGCTGCTCGCCGGCACCTTCGCGATCTGCGGTGCCTCCACCAACGGCCTCGTCCAGACCCACTTCGTGCCCGCCGCCCACGACCACGGCATGCCCGTCCCGGCCGCCGCCTCGCTGCTCGCCGTCATTGGCGTGTTCGACGTGATCGGCACGATCGCCTCCGGCTGGCTCACCGACCGCTTCGAGGCGCGCCGCCTGCTCGCGGTCTACTACGCCCTGCGCGGCGTCTCGCTGCTGTTCCTCCCGATGCTGCTCGCCCCGTCGGTGCACCCGCCGATGCTCTTCTTCATCGTCTTCTACGGCCTCGACTGGGTCGCCACGGTCCCGCCCACCGTCGCCCTGTGCCGGGAGCAGTACGGCGAGGACAGCGCGATCGTCTTCGGCTGGGTCCTCGCCTCCCACCAGGTCGGAGCCGCACTGGTGGCCGTCCTCGGCGGGGTCGCGCGCGACACCTTCGGCTCGTACGACGTGGTCTGGTACGCGTCGGGCGCGCTGTGCGCGGCGGCGGCGCTGATGGCGCTGGTGATCCGGCGGCGGACGGCTCCGGTGGCGATGGCGGTCTAG
- a CDS encoding MFS transporter, with protein MTYRDVASKQVLIWACTAVASRMPVAMTPLALVFLVRERPGGYTLGAALAAAYVLGEILGAPVLGMRLDPARGRRHLALGLAGGAVGFTGLGVLAGAHPVVLGAFAFLAGAAPAAVAGGQRALLTSLVPERAVAQALSTESMLMSGVWAVSPVAVAGLALGVEPRVPLLLAAVLMASSITGHWLLPAGWAKGEQDEQAGRAKSRVLIRAWPVYVTGAASLTLLGLAELTLPALLEQRGIGVGWSGPMLAGMAVGAGLGAFLYGLRAWPGRLRARSVVLMCVMSVFVTLAALIPGAAGIAMALVLAGTVQSGALITRNLSLREALPPGVLAAGYSLMYAAAGAGYAATGSLAGGLLQVVAPSTAILAGVVVTLLLTALGWWGEARRDGSSVAEDLYVGEAPGAEGAPIAGGCDAERGL; from the coding sequence ATGACCTATCGAGACGTCGCCTCCAAGCAGGTCCTGATCTGGGCCTGCACCGCCGTCGCCTCTCGTATGCCGGTCGCCATGACGCCGTTGGCCCTGGTCTTTCTGGTGCGGGAGCGGCCCGGCGGTTACACCCTGGGTGCGGCGCTCGCGGCGGCCTATGTACTCGGTGAGATCCTCGGCGCCCCGGTCCTCGGGATGCGGCTGGACCCGGCTCGCGGCCGGCGGCACCTGGCCCTCGGGCTCGCGGGCGGGGCGGTGGGGTTCACGGGGCTCGGGGTGCTGGCCGGGGCGCACCCGGTCGTGCTGGGGGCGTTCGCGTTCCTGGCCGGTGCGGCACCGGCCGCGGTCGCCGGCGGTCAGCGGGCGCTGCTGACCTCACTGGTCCCGGAGCGCGCCGTGGCGCAGGCGCTGTCCACCGAGTCGATGCTGATGTCCGGCGTGTGGGCCGTCTCGCCGGTCGCGGTCGCAGGCCTCGCCCTGGGGGTCGAGCCAAGGGTGCCGCTGCTCCTCGCGGCCGTCCTCATGGCGTCGTCGATCACGGGCCATTGGCTGCTGCCCGCCGGCTGGGCCAAGGGGGAGCAGGACGAGCAGGCAGGTCGGGCGAAGTCCCGTGTGCTGATACGGGCTTGGCCGGTGTACGTCACGGGCGCGGCCAGCCTCACCCTCCTCGGTCTCGCCGAACTCACCCTGCCCGCCCTCCTGGAGCAGCGCGGTATCGGCGTCGGCTGGTCGGGCCCGATGCTGGCGGGCATGGCGGTGGGAGCGGGGCTCGGGGCGTTCCTGTACGGCCTCAGGGCGTGGCCGGGGCGGCTCCGCGCGCGCAGTGTGGTGCTGATGTGCGTCATGTCGGTCTTCGTGACGCTCGCCGCGCTGATACCGGGCGCGGCAGGGATCGCGATGGCCCTCGTCCTCGCGGGCACGGTCCAGTCGGGCGCGCTGATCACCCGCAACCTGTCCCTGCGCGAGGCGCTGCCGCCGGGTGTTCTGGCCGCCGGCTACTCCTTGATGTACGCGGCCGCGGGCGCGGGTTACGCGGCGACGGGTTCCCTCGCCGGTGGCCTGCTCCAGGTGGTGGCGCCGTCCACGGCGATCCTGGCCGGAGTGGTGGTGACCCTGCTGTTGACGGCGCTCGGTTGGTGGGGAGAGGCCCGCCGGGACGGCTCAAGCGTCGCTGAGGACCTGTACGTCGGAGAGGCCCCCGGCGCGGAAGGTGCGCCGATAGCTGGTGGGTGTGACGCCGAGCGTGGCCTGTAG
- a CDS encoding GlxA family transcriptional regulator — MSSEPAHREHASEFQPQSQSQSVSEFRPHRIVVLALDGLLPFELGIPHRIFGRPKDALGRLLYEVVTCSIRPPGPVQTDADFAIQVEHGPETLATADTVIVPASYELGPVFEDGVLTDELAAALARIRPGTRLASICTGVYVLAAAGLLDGRPATTHWADAERFQRLFPKIDVDADVLFIDDGDVLTSAGVAAGIDLCLHMVRRDHGTAIANDVARRTVVPPHRDGGQAQYIHRPVPDPQQASTTTARAWALGRLHEPIQLRDMADQESMSVRTFTRRFREEVGVSPGQWLTQQRVERARHLLESTDLSVDQVARDAGFGTAQSMRQHLQATLGVTPTSYRRTFRAGGLSDVQVLSDA; from the coding sequence ATGAGCAGTGAGCCGGCGCACCGTGAACATGCGTCCGAGTTTCAGCCCCAGTCCCAGTCCCAGTCCGTGTCCGAGTTCCGGCCGCACCGCATCGTCGTCCTGGCCCTGGACGGACTGCTCCCCTTCGAGCTGGGCATCCCGCACCGCATCTTCGGCCGCCCCAAGGACGCGCTGGGCCGGCTCCTGTACGAGGTCGTCACCTGCTCGATCCGGCCGCCCGGCCCGGTGCAGACCGACGCCGACTTCGCCATCCAGGTCGAGCACGGGCCGGAGACCCTGGCCACGGCCGACACCGTGATCGTCCCGGCGTCGTACGAACTCGGCCCGGTCTTCGAGGACGGCGTCCTGACCGACGAGCTGGCCGCCGCGCTCGCCCGCATCCGACCCGGCACCCGGCTCGCCTCCATCTGCACCGGCGTCTACGTCCTGGCCGCCGCCGGCCTGCTCGACGGCCGCCCGGCCACCACGCACTGGGCCGACGCGGAGCGCTTCCAGCGGCTGTTCCCGAAGATCGACGTCGACGCGGACGTCCTGTTCATCGACGACGGAGACGTGCTGACCTCGGCCGGCGTCGCGGCCGGGATCGACCTGTGCCTCCACATGGTCCGCCGCGACCACGGCACGGCGATCGCCAACGACGTGGCCCGCCGCACCGTCGTACCGCCCCACCGGGACGGCGGCCAGGCGCAGTACATCCACCGCCCGGTCCCCGACCCGCAGCAGGCGTCCACGACCACGGCCCGAGCCTGGGCCCTGGGCCGCCTCCACGAGCCGATCCAGCTGCGGGACATGGCGGACCAGGAGTCCATGTCGGTGCGCACCTTCACCCGCCGCTTCCGCGAGGAGGTCGGCGTCAGCCCCGGCCAGTGGCTCACCCAGCAGCGCGTCGAACGCGCCCGTCATCTCCTGGAGTCCACCGACCTCTCGGTCGACCAGGTGGCCAGGGACGCCGGTTTCGGTACGGCCCAGTCGATGCGGCAGCACCTACAGGCCACGCTCGGCGTCACACCCACCAGCTATCGGCGCACCTTCCGCGCCGGGGGCCTCTCCGACGTACAGGTCCTCAGCGACGCTTGA
- a CDS encoding flavin reductase family protein, translated as MGHAGMAAAAVRYLRSADAPPVEALPRPALRCVGEDERAPVGQAEFRRVLGNFATGVAVVTAPFTADTAQAPTPGSTPDSPATPAGFACQSFSALSLDPPLVAFMVGRTSTTWPRIARAGVFCVNVLSAGQGELCRAFAVSGADKFAGVTYDAAPVSGSPRLAGTLAWIDCTVHAVHTGGDHLIVVGRVDALGASDGDEAPLLFHKGRFL; from the coding sequence ATGGGACACGCAGGGATGGCGGCCGCCGCCGTCCGCTACCTCAGGTCGGCCGACGCACCGCCCGTGGAGGCGCTGCCGCGCCCGGCGCTGCGCTGCGTCGGCGAGGACGAGCGGGCGCCGGTCGGGCAGGCCGAGTTCCGGCGGGTGCTCGGGAACTTCGCGACGGGCGTCGCCGTTGTCACGGCACCTTTCACCGCCGACACCGCTCAGGCCCCCACTCCCGGCTCCACCCCCGATTCCCCCGCCACCCCCGCCGGTTTCGCCTGCCAGTCCTTCTCCGCCCTCTCCCTGGACCCGCCCCTGGTCGCCTTCATGGTCGGCCGTACGTCGACGACGTGGCCGCGCATCGCCCGCGCGGGCGTCTTCTGCGTGAACGTCCTGAGCGCCGGCCAGGGCGAGCTGTGCCGCGCCTTCGCGGTGAGCGGCGCGGACAAGTTCGCGGGGGTCACCTACGACGCGGCCCCCGTCTCCGGCTCGCCACGCCTCGCGGGCACGCTCGCGTGGATCGACTGCACGGTCCACGCGGTGCACACGGGGGGCGACCACCTCATCGTCGTAGGACGGGTGGACGCCCTGGGGGCGAGCGACGGGGACGAGGCGCCGCTGCTGTTCCACAAGGGGCGGTTCCTCTAG
- a CDS encoding enoyl-CoA hydratase/isomerase family protein yields the protein MPDSPRVPGNSVESLVLHATDNQVCRITLNRPESLNAITPDQRERIIHLLAEASADPDVRAVVLTGTGRGFCTGADLRGGGGGRDGAAAAAGERVPGDVARTIRLGAQRLVASVLDCEKPVIAAVNGTAAGLGAHLAFACDLVLAAESARFIEVFVRRGLVPDGGGAYLLARLVGPRRAKELMFFGDALTATEAERLGLVNRVLPEGELDKTARAWAERLATGPTRALALTKQLVNASLDTDRATAFAAEAAAQEINMTTQDAREGVASFVERRSAEYRGR from the coding sequence ATGCCTGATTCCCCCCGTGTGCCCGGAAATTCCGTTGAGTCATTGGTACTGCACGCCACTGACAATCAGGTCTGCCGCATCACCCTCAACCGCCCCGAGTCCCTCAACGCCATCACCCCTGACCAGCGCGAACGCATCATCCACCTGCTCGCCGAAGCCTCCGCGGACCCGGACGTCCGGGCCGTCGTCCTGACCGGGACGGGCCGCGGTTTCTGCACCGGGGCGGATCTGCGGGGCGGGGGTGGTGGGCGGGACGGGGCCGCGGCGGCGGCCGGTGAGCGGGTCCCCGGCGACGTCGCCCGCACGATCCGGCTCGGCGCCCAGCGCCTCGTCGCCTCCGTCCTCGACTGCGAGAAGCCGGTGATCGCGGCGGTGAACGGCACCGCGGCCGGCCTCGGCGCCCATCTCGCGTTCGCCTGCGATCTCGTACTGGCCGCCGAATCGGCCAGGTTCATCGAGGTGTTCGTGCGCCGTGGCCTCGTCCCCGACGGCGGCGGGGCGTATCTCCTCGCCCGCCTGGTCGGCCCCCGGCGGGCGAAGGAGCTGATGTTCTTCGGCGACGCGCTCACCGCCACGGAAGCGGAGCGGCTCGGCCTCGTCAACCGTGTCCTCCCGGAGGGGGAGTTGGACAAGACGGCCCGCGCATGGGCCGAGCGCCTCGCCACCGGCCCGACCCGTGCCCTCGCCCTCACCAAGCAACTCGTCAACGCCTCCCTCGACACCGACCGCGCCACCGCCTTCGCGGCGGAGGCAGCCGCGCAGGAGATCAACATGACGACACAGGACGCACGGGAGGGCGTGGCGAGCTTCGTGGAGCGCAGGAGCGCCGAGTACAGGGGTCGGTGA